From a region of the Methanoculleus receptaculi genome:
- a CDS encoding metal-dependent hydrolase, which produces MFLACHLFFGLVLGLALAGRTGERRLVGFAALGAVIPDLLDKPVGHILFAETLDSGRLFGHGLLFVFILLMAGLISHRRRGSFAVLAVAAGVFSHQILDAMWAMPVTWYFPLLGGYEPQEYVNYFGGALMAEVSSLSEWVFLAASAVIALAVTRGLPAAVIRVSAAILGLLALLSLVLFASGSPETVLMAGAGPVDYLLLAVTAAAGVIVVSRLQRGGLIQDGSAG; this is translated from the coding sequence ATGTTCCTCGCCTGCCACCTCTTTTTCGGCCTCGTGCTGGGTCTCGCGCTTGCCGGTCGCACGGGCGAGCGGCGGCTCGTCGGCTTCGCCGCTCTCGGGGCTGTAATCCCCGACCTTCTCGATAAACCGGTCGGCCACATCCTGTTTGCGGAGACCCTTGACTCCGGTCGTCTCTTCGGGCACGGGCTGCTCTTCGTCTTCATCCTCCTCATGGCAGGTCTCATCAGTCACCGGAGACGGGGCTCGTTTGCGGTCCTGGCGGTTGCGGCTGGCGTCTTCTCGCACCAGATCCTGGATGCAATGTGGGCTATGCCCGTCACCTGGTACTTCCCGCTGCTTGGAGGCTACGAGCCCCAGGAATACGTAAACTACTTTGGCGGAGCCCTCATGGCAGAGGTCTCCTCGCTCTCGGAATGGGTATTCCTGGCAGCATCGGCAGTTATAGCCCTTGCAGTCACCAGGGGTCTCCCCGCTGCAGTCATCCGCGTATCCGCCGCGATTCTTGGGCTCCTTGCCCTCCTCTCACTCGTTCTCTTTGCCTCAGGCAGCCCTGAGACCGTCCTGATGGCCGGGGCGGGTCCGGTGGACTACCTGCTGCTTGCGGTGACGGCGGCAGCCGGTGTGATAGTGGTCTCCCGGCTCCAGCGTGGTGGTCTCATTCAAGACGGGTCAGCGGGGTGA
- a CDS encoding flagellin, giving the protein MSTSNYSEAGFTGLEAAIVLMAFVVVAATFAHAVLGTGLIFAGESRSVVHQSVRQAGSGLIAAGSVYGISSSAERIDTIIIPIGLTAGSEPIDINTVSIRLVGSAHMEEIYRNDPLIGVFPEYGHWSVRERINSDDNHLLEPGESYILCITPMNRQDCSPSRTFALEIKPAGSVALRVERTVPGCITPLTRLE; this is encoded by the coding sequence ATGTCTACCTCGAACTATTCTGAGGCTGGATTCACAGGGCTTGAGGCTGCCATAGTGCTCATGGCGTTTGTCGTCGTTGCAGCAACCTTTGCTCATGCTGTCCTTGGAACAGGTCTCATCTTTGCCGGGGAGAGCCGGTCTGTCGTCCACCAGAGCGTCCGGCAGGCGGGGTCAGGCCTCATTGCGGCAGGTTCCGTCTACGGTATCAGCAGCAGTGCAGAGAGGATCGATACCATCATCATCCCAATAGGTCTCACCGCAGGTTCGGAACCGATCGATATCAATACAGTCTCGATCCGCCTTGTGGGCTCTGCGCACATGGAGGAGATCTACAGGAACGATCCACTGATCGGTGTTTTTCCTGAATACGGGCACTGGAGCGTCAGGGAGCGGATCAACAGCGACGACAACCATCTCCTGGAGCCCGGAGAGAGCTACATCCTCTGCATAACACCGATGAACCGCCAGGACTGCAGCCCCTCCCGGACGTTTGCTCTCGAGATCAAACCGGCCGGCAGCGTGGCGCTCCGGGTCGAGCGGACCGTCCCGGGCTGCATCACCCCGCTGACCCGTCTTGAATGA
- a CDS encoding archaellin/type IV pilin N-terminal domain-containing protein, whose amino-acid sequence MHQRDRNDRAFTGLETAIVLIAIVVVASVFAYAVIGAGMAASQKSQQTMYAALGEAASGLRTGDSVIVKLDNDRGYVRFVVFDLETVTDIAAIDPGGLRYTIATEETVVTIPPGDPRAGITWRYRRDDGGLLEAGEVIAVRLNAADAAIGRGDTFSIEITAADGAIVSLSRRVPAGADKNVYLELF is encoded by the coding sequence ATGCACCAGAGGGATCGGAACGATCGGGCGTTTACCGGACTGGAAACAGCAATCGTTCTGATCGCCATCGTCGTCGTTGCATCTGTTTTTGCATACGCCGTTATCGGGGCAGGCATGGCCGCATCGCAGAAGAGCCAGCAGACGATGTATGCCGCTCTCGGTGAGGCTGCCTCAGGCCTGCGCACGGGTGACTCTGTCATCGTCAAACTGGACAACGATCGGGGTTATGTCAGGTTCGTCGTGTTCGATCTTGAGACCGTGACCGATATCGCCGCAATCGATCCAGGGGGACTGAGATACACCATAGCAACAGAGGAGACCGTGGTCACGATTCCTCCCGGTGATCCCCGTGCAGGCATAACCTGGCGCTACCGAAGAGACGATGGAGGCCTTCTTGAGGCTGGAGAGGTTATCGCGGTGAGACTGAACGCGGCTGATGCGGCCATCGGCCGCGGCGATACGTTCAGCATCGAGATAACCGCCGCAGATGGAGCGATCGTTTCGCTGAGCCGGAGAGTTCCAGCGGGTGCTGACAAGAATGTCTACCTCGAACTATTCTGA
- a CDS encoding transposase, translating into MAFNTEFLAKEGGFEEIEPGFSLTEFLSSPYLDTIAQTIEREYYSRQVSRFHYPVILMIKLLVIKCFRKQSYVRTIRLLTEDDCFNLGAEKTEAGYLLPNPATLHNFVKYRLGVEGVERLMHLVGEAIVLWAQKERVGIIDSTPIEASRYDRYALFHPHYQVKMDKAHIFHLGPYPLTMVYSNGTDADLTHLFPLIERVEALKPKLSLVLLDTGYDSYEAHAHLWYHLNARPCIDTRDGAVIQEEGTETRIRHWVNKLWRAGGDIHAPLTQQLRFLYQHGRVEQVGMHLRNKNLLDPEFPTLIQSRGECERIHGRIKASVTFHLKGIRHESRKLYMTLNFVAYQILLLFGLRAGLKNPTHLSALV; encoded by the coding sequence ATGGCCTTTAACACCGAGTTTTTGGCAAAAGAAGGCGGATTTGAAGAGATTGAACCAGGGTTCTCTCTCACGGAGTTCCTCAGTTCGCCCTATCTGGACACCATTGCACAGACTATTGAACGAGAATACTACTCCAGACAGGTCTCTCGGTTCCATTATCCGGTTATTCTTATGATCAAACTACTTGTCATCAAGTGTTTCAGGAAACAGTCCTATGTCCGGACAATTCGTCTCCTGACAGAGGATGATTGTTTCAACCTTGGTGCAGAGAAGACTGAAGCAGGGTATCTATTGCCCAATCCTGCAACACTCCACAATTTTGTGAAATATCGTCTCGGCGTCGAAGGTGTGGAACGGCTCATGCATCTTGTCGGTGAGGCAATTGTTCTCTGGGCACAGAAGGAGAGGGTTGGGATCATCGATTCAACTCCAATCGAAGCATCCCGGTATGACAGATATGCTCTTTTTCACCCGCATTACCAGGTTAAGATGGATAAAGCGCATATCTTCCATCTCGGACCATACCCACTCACCATGGTCTACTCGAATGGGACTGATGCGGATTTAACCCACCTTTTTCCACTTATCGAGAGAGTGGAGGCGCTGAAACCCAAACTCAGTCTTGTGCTGCTTGATACCGGATACGACTCATACGAGGCACATGCACACCTCTGGTATCACCTGAATGCTCGACCCTGTATTGATACCCGGGATGGGGCAGTGATCCAGGAAGAAGGGACGGAAACACGCATCCGGCATTGGGTCAACAAACTCTGGAGAGCAGGGGGAGATATCCATGCTCCCCTGACTCAACAGTTGCGATTCCTATACCAGCATGGAAGAGTTGAACAGGTCGGGATGCATTTGCGAAACAAGAATCTTCTCGACCCGGAATTCCCAACTCTCATACAAAGCCGCGGTGAGTGTGAACGGATACATGGCCGGATTAAGGCTTCTGTAACCTTTCACCTCAAAGGGATCCGACATGAGAGCCGGAAACTCTATATGACTCTCAACTTCGTTGCATATCAAATTCTCCTTCTGTTCGGGTTGCGCGCGGGACTGAAGAATCCAACGCACCTGAGTGCACTGGTCTGA
- the thiI gene encoding tRNA uracil 4-sulfurtransferase ThiI, whose protein sequence is MIGGEPVEAVMVRYGEVFLKSERVKRRFVSAMAENIGLALEAEGFAHRIETYRGRILIYGDDPARIAKTAARVFGVVSASVCTVTTADIEGITTAALKRAERRLRPGMSFAVRARRSGVPGFSSQELAAAVGSAILERFDGVGVDLTHPDYEVSVEAREFGGLVYDEKIPGPGGLPYGTQGEVITLLSAGIDSPVASWLMMRRGCRMLHINMHGGRFGGADVGRKVLQNHARLSSWVPGRALDLLVVDMEPFFEVITALKEPRYRCVLCKRFMLRVAGILAEERGAHAIVTGDNLGQVASQTLANMAVISAATTLPVLRPLIGFDKDEVVGRARSIGTFEANPGEIGCAVAPRYPSTAAPAETIARIEEEIDAVGLAERAAASVRVIRAKNGAVEEAAPTSDDT, encoded by the coding sequence ATGATAGGGGGTGAACCTGTGGAAGCGGTGATGGTCAGGTACGGCGAGGTCTTTCTCAAGAGCGAGCGGGTGAAACGAAGGTTTGTCTCGGCCATGGCAGAGAACATCGGCCTTGCGCTGGAGGCAGAAGGGTTCGCCCACCGGATCGAGACCTACCGCGGACGGATACTTATATACGGCGATGACCCCGCCAGGATCGCCAAAACGGCCGCCAGAGTCTTTGGGGTGGTGAGCGCGAGCGTCTGCACCGTGACGACGGCCGATATAGAAGGTATAACAACCGCAGCCCTCAAACGCGCAGAGCGTCGCCTCCGTCCCGGGATGTCGTTTGCTGTCCGGGCACGGCGGTCGGGCGTCCCGGGTTTCTCCAGCCAGGAACTTGCGGCGGCGGTCGGGTCGGCCATCCTCGAACGGTTTGACGGGGTCGGGGTTGACCTGACACACCCCGATTACGAGGTCTCAGTCGAGGCAAGGGAGTTCGGGGGTCTCGTCTACGACGAGAAGATCCCCGGGCCGGGCGGACTCCCCTACGGGACACAGGGGGAGGTCATCACCCTCCTGTCGGCGGGGATAGACTCGCCGGTTGCGTCCTGGCTGATGATGCGCCGGGGGTGCCGCATGCTCCACATCAACATGCACGGCGGCCGGTTTGGCGGGGCCGATGTCGGGCGAAAAGTCCTGCAGAACCACGCTCGCCTCTCCTCCTGGGTGCCGGGCCGCGCCCTCGACCTTCTGGTTGTCGATATGGAACCCTTCTTTGAGGTTATCACCGCCTTAAAAGAGCCGCGTTACCGCTGCGTCCTCTGCAAACGGTTCATGCTCCGGGTGGCAGGCATCCTTGCAGAGGAACGGGGGGCACACGCCATCGTCACCGGCGACAACCTGGGGCAGGTGGCCTCCCAGACGCTCGCCAACATGGCGGTGATATCCGCCGCAACGACCCTCCCCGTGCTCCGGCCGCTGATCGGGTTTGACAAGGATGAGGTTGTCGGGCGCGCCCGCAGCATCGGAACGTTTGAGGCCAATCCCGGGGAGATCGGGTGTGCGGTCGCCCCCCGTTACCCCTCGACGGCAGCGCCCGCAGAGACCATCGCCCGGATCGAGGAGGAGATCGATGCCGTGGGGCTGGCAGAACGGGCGGCGGCAAGTGTGCGGGTGATCCGCGCAAAGAACGGTGCGGTAGAGGAAGCAGCCCCCACCTCAGACGATACTTAA
- the pscS gene encoding O-phospho-L-seryl-tRNA:Cys-tRNA synthase, with protein sequence MRCASDIEARDVEEMYINIDPIQVGGRLTADAMKAVIAYADGYSVCDNCRSPFRLDYIQKPPIAQFHADLARWLNMDAVRVIPGARRGFQAVASSLVERGDPVILTSLAHYTEFLAIEEAGGIPREIPKDDSNRITADAAAERIEEVTREFSRTPPLLFIDHVDYQYGNVHDVKGIIKTAHQYDIPALVNGAYTVGIMPVDGKALGADFLVGSGHKSMAAPAPSGVLAAAEEYAGKVFRTTEARGDLTGRTFGIKEVEMMGCTLMGVTVVGMMASFPHVQERVNHWETEVAHSQAVVDGLLSIEGTRVLSEYPRRHTLTRIDTRESFDRVAQQHKKRGYFLSNDLKKRGVIGVIPGSTRVWKFNTFGLTEKQIRHLSEAFIAIARENGLSIV encoded by the coding sequence GTGAGGTGCGCCTCCGATATCGAGGCCCGCGATGTGGAGGAGATGTACATCAACATCGACCCCATCCAGGTTGGTGGACGGCTGACCGCGGACGCCATGAAGGCGGTGATAGCATACGCCGACGGCTACTCGGTCTGTGACAACTGCCGTAGCCCATTCCGGCTTGATTATATCCAGAAACCTCCGATCGCTCAGTTCCACGCCGACCTTGCACGGTGGCTGAATATGGACGCTGTCCGGGTGATCCCCGGAGCGCGCCGGGGGTTCCAGGCGGTCGCGAGCAGTCTTGTGGAGAGGGGCGACCCGGTCATCCTGACCTCGCTTGCCCACTACACGGAGTTCCTGGCGATCGAGGAGGCTGGCGGGATCCCGCGTGAGATCCCGAAGGATGACTCAAACAGGATCACCGCCGATGCCGCGGCGGAGAGGATAGAGGAGGTGACCCGGGAGTTTTCAAGGACACCGCCGCTCCTCTTCATCGACCATGTCGATTACCAGTACGGGAACGTCCACGACGTTAAGGGGATCATAAAGACCGCCCACCAGTATGACATCCCGGCGCTGGTCAACGGCGCCTACACGGTGGGGATCATGCCTGTCGACGGGAAGGCGCTAGGCGCCGATTTTCTGGTGGGCTCAGGGCACAAGAGCATGGCCGCCCCCGCACCATCGGGGGTTCTCGCGGCAGCGGAGGAGTACGCCGGGAAGGTATTTCGGACGACAGAGGCGAGGGGTGATCTGACCGGCAGGACGTTCGGCATAAAGGAGGTTGAGATGATGGGCTGCACCCTGATGGGCGTTACCGTCGTCGGTATGATGGCCTCGTTCCCCCATGTCCAGGAGCGGGTGAATCACTGGGAGACCGAGGTTGCACACTCTCAGGCGGTTGTCGACGGCCTTCTCTCAATCGAGGGGACGAGAGTGCTCTCTGAATACCCGAGAAGACACACCCTGACCCGGATCGATACACGCGAGTCGTTTGACCGCGTTGCGCAGCAGCACAAGAAGAGGGGCTATTTCCTCTCAAACGACCTCAAGAAGAGGGGTGTTATCGGCGTCATCCCGGGCTCCACGCGGGTCTGGAAGTTCAACACCTTCGGGCTGACGGAAAAACAGATCCGGCATCTCTCGGAGGCTTTTATAGCGATTGCGCGTGAGAACGGGTTAAGTATCGTCTGA